From the Rhinolophus sinicus isolate RSC01 linkage group LG02, ASM3656204v1, whole genome shotgun sequence genome, one window contains:
- the G3BP2 gene encoding ras GTPase-activating protein-binding protein 2 isoform X2, translated as MVMEKPSPLLVGREFVRQYYTLLNKAPEYLHRFYGRNSSYVHGGVDASGKPQEAVYGQNDIHHKVLSLNFSECHTKIRHVDAHATLSDGVVVQVMGLLSNSGQPERKFMQTFVLAPEGSVPNKFYVHNDMFRYEDEVFGDSEPELDEESEDEVEEEQEERQPSPEPVQENANSGYYEAHPVTNGIEEPLEESSHEPEPEPESETKTEELKLPVEEKNLEELEEKSTSPPPAEPVSLPQEPPKAFSWASVTSKNLPPSGTVSSSGIPPHVKAPVSQPRVEAKPEVQSQPPRVREQRPRERPGFPPRGPRPGRGDIEQNESDNRRIIRYPDSHQLFVGNLPHDIDENELKEFFMSFGNVVELRINTKGVGGKLPNFGFVVFDDSEPVQRILIAKPIMFRGEVRLNVEEKKTRAARERETRGGGDDRRDIRRNDRGPGGPRGIVGGGMMRDRDGRGPPPRGGMAQKLGSGRGTGQMEGRFTGQRR; from the exons ATGGTTATGGAGAAGCCCAGTCCGCTGCTTGTAGGGCGGGAGTTTGTGAGGCAGTATTATACTTTGCTGAATAAAGCTCCGGAATATTTACACAG GTTTTATGGCAGGAATTCTTCCTATGTACATGGTGGGGTAGATGCTAGTGGGAAGCCCCAGGAGGCTGTTTATGGCCAAAAT GATATACACCACAAAGTATTATCTCTGAACTTCAGTGAATGTCATACAAAAATTCGTCATGTGGATGCTCACGCCACCCTGAGTGATGGGGTCGTTGTCCAGGTCATGGGTTTGCTGTCTAACAGCGGGCAGCCTGAGAGGAAGTTCATGCAGACCTTTGTTCTGGCTCCTGAG GGATCtgttccaaataaattttatgttcacAATGATATGTTTCGTTACGAAGATGAAGTATTTGGTGATTCCGAACCAGAACTTGATGAAG AATCAGAGGATGAAGTAGAAGAGGAACAAGAAGAAAGGCAACCATCTCCAGAACCTGTACAAGAAAATGCTAACAGTGGTTATTATGAAGCTCACCCTGTGAC taaTGGCATAGAGGAGCCTTTGGAAGAATCCTCTCATGAACCTGAACCTGAACCAGAATCTGAAACAAAGACTGAAGAGCTGAAACTGCCAGTGGAGGAGAAGAACTTAGAAGAATTAGAGGAGAAATctacttctcctcctcctgccgaACCTGTTTCTCTGCCACAAGAACCACCAAAG GCTTTCTCCTGGGCTTCAGTGACCAGTAAAAACCTGCCTCCTAGTGGTACTGTTTCTTCCTCTGGAATTCCACCCCATGTTAAAGCACCAGTCTCACAG CCGAGAGTTGAAGCTAAACCTGAAGTTCAGTCTCAGCCACCTCGAGTTCGTGAACAACGACCTAGAGAACGACCTGGTTTCCCTCCGAGAGGACCAAGACCAG GTAGAGGAGATATCGAACAGAATGAATCGGACAACCGTAGAATAATTCGTTATCCAGACAGTCATCAACTTTTTGTTGGTAACTTGCCACATGATATTGatgaaaatgaactgaaagaaTTCTTCATGA GTTTTGGAAACGTTGTGGAACTTCGCATCAATACCAAGGGTGTTGGGGGAAAGCTTCCAAATTTTGGTTTTGTGGTTTTTGATGACTCTGAACCAGTTCAGAGAATCTTAATTGCAAAA CCAATTATGTTTCGAGGGGAAGTGCGTTTAaatgtggaagagaaaaaaacaagagctGCAAGAGAGCGAGAAACCAGAGGCGGAGGTGATGATCGCAGGGATATTAGGCGCAATGATAGAGGTCCTGGTGGTCCACGTGGTATCGTGGGTGGTGGAATGATGCGTGACCGGGATGGAAGAGGACCTCCTCCGCGAGGTGGCATGGCACAGAAACTCGGCTCTGGAAGAGGAACCGGGCAGATGGAAGGCCGCTTCACAGGACAGCGTCGCTGA
- the G3BP2 gene encoding ras GTPase-activating protein-binding protein 2 isoform X4, with amino-acid sequence MVMEKPSPLLVGREFVRQYYTLLNKAPEYLHRFYGRNSSYVHGGVDASGKPQEAVYGQNDIHHKVLSLNFSECHTKIRHVDAHATLSDGVVVQVMGLLSNSGQPERKFMQTFVLAPEGSVPNKFYVHNDMFRYEDEVFGDSEPELDEESEDEVEEEQEERQPSPEPVQENANSGYYEAHPVTNGIEEPLEESSHEPEPEPESETKTEELKLPVEEKNLEELEEKSTSPPPAEPVSLPQEPPKPRVEAKPEVQSQPPRVREQRPRERPGFPPRGPRPGRGDIEQNESDNRRIIRYPDSHQLFVGNLPHDIDENELKEFFMSFGNVVELRINTKGVGGKLPNFGFVVFDDSEPVQRILIAKPIMFRGEVRLNVEEKKTRAARERETRGGGDDRRDIRRNDRGPGGPRGIVGGGMMRDRDGRGPPPRGGMAQKLGSGRGTGQMEGRFTGQRR; translated from the exons ATGGTTATGGAGAAGCCCAGTCCGCTGCTTGTAGGGCGGGAGTTTGTGAGGCAGTATTATACTTTGCTGAATAAAGCTCCGGAATATTTACACAG GTTTTATGGCAGGAATTCTTCCTATGTACATGGTGGGGTAGATGCTAGTGGGAAGCCCCAGGAGGCTGTTTATGGCCAAAAT GATATACACCACAAAGTATTATCTCTGAACTTCAGTGAATGTCATACAAAAATTCGTCATGTGGATGCTCACGCCACCCTGAGTGATGGGGTCGTTGTCCAGGTCATGGGTTTGCTGTCTAACAGCGGGCAGCCTGAGAGGAAGTTCATGCAGACCTTTGTTCTGGCTCCTGAG GGATCtgttccaaataaattttatgttcacAATGATATGTTTCGTTACGAAGATGAAGTATTTGGTGATTCCGAACCAGAACTTGATGAAG AATCAGAGGATGAAGTAGAAGAGGAACAAGAAGAAAGGCAACCATCTCCAGAACCTGTACAAGAAAATGCTAACAGTGGTTATTATGAAGCTCACCCTGTGAC taaTGGCATAGAGGAGCCTTTGGAAGAATCCTCTCATGAACCTGAACCTGAACCAGAATCTGAAACAAAGACTGAAGAGCTGAAACTGCCAGTGGAGGAGAAGAACTTAGAAGAATTAGAGGAGAAATctacttctcctcctcctgccgaACCTGTTTCTCTGCCACAAGAACCACCAAAG CCGAGAGTTGAAGCTAAACCTGAAGTTCAGTCTCAGCCACCTCGAGTTCGTGAACAACGACCTAGAGAACGACCTGGTTTCCCTCCGAGAGGACCAAGACCAG GTAGAGGAGATATCGAACAGAATGAATCGGACAACCGTAGAATAATTCGTTATCCAGACAGTCATCAACTTTTTGTTGGTAACTTGCCACATGATATTGatgaaaatgaactgaaagaaTTCTTCATGA GTTTTGGAAACGTTGTGGAACTTCGCATCAATACCAAGGGTGTTGGGGGAAAGCTTCCAAATTTTGGTTTTGTGGTTTTTGATGACTCTGAACCAGTTCAGAGAATCTTAATTGCAAAA CCAATTATGTTTCGAGGGGAAGTGCGTTTAaatgtggaagagaaaaaaacaagagctGCAAGAGAGCGAGAAACCAGAGGCGGAGGTGATGATCGCAGGGATATTAGGCGCAATGATAGAGGTCCTGGTGGTCCACGTGGTATCGTGGGTGGTGGAATGATGCGTGACCGGGATGGAAGAGGACCTCCTCCGCGAGGTGGCATGGCACAGAAACTCGGCTCTGGAAGAGGAACCGGGCAGATGGAAGGCCGCTTCACAGGACAGCGTCGCTGA
- the G3BP2 gene encoding ras GTPase-activating protein-binding protein 2 isoform X1, with protein sequence MRERSRAFQHLTLCSKEMVMEKPSPLLVGREFVRQYYTLLNKAPEYLHRFYGRNSSYVHGGVDASGKPQEAVYGQNDIHHKVLSLNFSECHTKIRHVDAHATLSDGVVVQVMGLLSNSGQPERKFMQTFVLAPEGSVPNKFYVHNDMFRYEDEVFGDSEPELDEESEDEVEEEQEERQPSPEPVQENANSGYYEAHPVTNGIEEPLEESSHEPEPEPESETKTEELKLPVEEKNLEELEEKSTSPPPAEPVSLPQEPPKAFSWASVTSKNLPPSGTVSSSGIPPHVKAPVSQPRVEAKPEVQSQPPRVREQRPRERPGFPPRGPRPGRGDIEQNESDNRRIIRYPDSHQLFVGNLPHDIDENELKEFFMSFGNVVELRINTKGVGGKLPNFGFVVFDDSEPVQRILIAKPIMFRGEVRLNVEEKKTRAARERETRGGGDDRRDIRRNDRGPGGPRGIVGGGMMRDRDGRGPPPRGGMAQKLGSGRGTGQMEGRFTGQRR encoded by the exons CATTTGACATTGTGCAGCAAAGAAATGGTTATGGAGAAGCCCAGTCCGCTGCTTGTAGGGCGGGAGTTTGTGAGGCAGTATTATACTTTGCTGAATAAAGCTCCGGAATATTTACACAG GTTTTATGGCAGGAATTCTTCCTATGTACATGGTGGGGTAGATGCTAGTGGGAAGCCCCAGGAGGCTGTTTATGGCCAAAAT GATATACACCACAAAGTATTATCTCTGAACTTCAGTGAATGTCATACAAAAATTCGTCATGTGGATGCTCACGCCACCCTGAGTGATGGGGTCGTTGTCCAGGTCATGGGTTTGCTGTCTAACAGCGGGCAGCCTGAGAGGAAGTTCATGCAGACCTTTGTTCTGGCTCCTGAG GGATCtgttccaaataaattttatgttcacAATGATATGTTTCGTTACGAAGATGAAGTATTTGGTGATTCCGAACCAGAACTTGATGAAG AATCAGAGGATGAAGTAGAAGAGGAACAAGAAGAAAGGCAACCATCTCCAGAACCTGTACAAGAAAATGCTAACAGTGGTTATTATGAAGCTCACCCTGTGAC taaTGGCATAGAGGAGCCTTTGGAAGAATCCTCTCATGAACCTGAACCTGAACCAGAATCTGAAACAAAGACTGAAGAGCTGAAACTGCCAGTGGAGGAGAAGAACTTAGAAGAATTAGAGGAGAAATctacttctcctcctcctgccgaACCTGTTTCTCTGCCACAAGAACCACCAAAG GCTTTCTCCTGGGCTTCAGTGACCAGTAAAAACCTGCCTCCTAGTGGTACTGTTTCTTCCTCTGGAATTCCACCCCATGTTAAAGCACCAGTCTCACAG CCGAGAGTTGAAGCTAAACCTGAAGTTCAGTCTCAGCCACCTCGAGTTCGTGAACAACGACCTAGAGAACGACCTGGTTTCCCTCCGAGAGGACCAAGACCAG GTAGAGGAGATATCGAACAGAATGAATCGGACAACCGTAGAATAATTCGTTATCCAGACAGTCATCAACTTTTTGTTGGTAACTTGCCACATGATATTGatgaaaatgaactgaaagaaTTCTTCATGA GTTTTGGAAACGTTGTGGAACTTCGCATCAATACCAAGGGTGTTGGGGGAAAGCTTCCAAATTTTGGTTTTGTGGTTTTTGATGACTCTGAACCAGTTCAGAGAATCTTAATTGCAAAA CCAATTATGTTTCGAGGGGAAGTGCGTTTAaatgtggaagagaaaaaaacaagagctGCAAGAGAGCGAGAAACCAGAGGCGGAGGTGATGATCGCAGGGATATTAGGCGCAATGATAGAGGTCCTGGTGGTCCACGTGGTATCGTGGGTGGTGGAATGATGCGTGACCGGGATGGAAGAGGACCTCCTCCGCGAGGTGGCATGGCACAGAAACTCGGCTCTGGAAGAGGAACCGGGCAGATGGAAGGCCGCTTCACAGGACAGCGTCGCTGA
- the G3BP2 gene encoding ras GTPase-activating protein-binding protein 2 isoform X3: MRERSRAFQHLTLCSKEMVMEKPSPLLVGREFVRQYYTLLNKAPEYLHRFYGRNSSYVHGGVDASGKPQEAVYGQNDIHHKVLSLNFSECHTKIRHVDAHATLSDGVVVQVMGLLSNSGQPERKFMQTFVLAPEGSVPNKFYVHNDMFRYEDEVFGDSEPELDEESEDEVEEEQEERQPSPEPVQENANSGYYEAHPVTNGIEEPLEESSHEPEPEPESETKTEELKLPVEEKNLEELEEKSTSPPPAEPVSLPQEPPKPRVEAKPEVQSQPPRVREQRPRERPGFPPRGPRPGRGDIEQNESDNRRIIRYPDSHQLFVGNLPHDIDENELKEFFMSFGNVVELRINTKGVGGKLPNFGFVVFDDSEPVQRILIAKPIMFRGEVRLNVEEKKTRAARERETRGGGDDRRDIRRNDRGPGGPRGIVGGGMMRDRDGRGPPPRGGMAQKLGSGRGTGQMEGRFTGQRR, from the exons CATTTGACATTGTGCAGCAAAGAAATGGTTATGGAGAAGCCCAGTCCGCTGCTTGTAGGGCGGGAGTTTGTGAGGCAGTATTATACTTTGCTGAATAAAGCTCCGGAATATTTACACAG GTTTTATGGCAGGAATTCTTCCTATGTACATGGTGGGGTAGATGCTAGTGGGAAGCCCCAGGAGGCTGTTTATGGCCAAAAT GATATACACCACAAAGTATTATCTCTGAACTTCAGTGAATGTCATACAAAAATTCGTCATGTGGATGCTCACGCCACCCTGAGTGATGGGGTCGTTGTCCAGGTCATGGGTTTGCTGTCTAACAGCGGGCAGCCTGAGAGGAAGTTCATGCAGACCTTTGTTCTGGCTCCTGAG GGATCtgttccaaataaattttatgttcacAATGATATGTTTCGTTACGAAGATGAAGTATTTGGTGATTCCGAACCAGAACTTGATGAAG AATCAGAGGATGAAGTAGAAGAGGAACAAGAAGAAAGGCAACCATCTCCAGAACCTGTACAAGAAAATGCTAACAGTGGTTATTATGAAGCTCACCCTGTGAC taaTGGCATAGAGGAGCCTTTGGAAGAATCCTCTCATGAACCTGAACCTGAACCAGAATCTGAAACAAAGACTGAAGAGCTGAAACTGCCAGTGGAGGAGAAGAACTTAGAAGAATTAGAGGAGAAATctacttctcctcctcctgccgaACCTGTTTCTCTGCCACAAGAACCACCAAAG CCGAGAGTTGAAGCTAAACCTGAAGTTCAGTCTCAGCCACCTCGAGTTCGTGAACAACGACCTAGAGAACGACCTGGTTTCCCTCCGAGAGGACCAAGACCAG GTAGAGGAGATATCGAACAGAATGAATCGGACAACCGTAGAATAATTCGTTATCCAGACAGTCATCAACTTTTTGTTGGTAACTTGCCACATGATATTGatgaaaatgaactgaaagaaTTCTTCATGA GTTTTGGAAACGTTGTGGAACTTCGCATCAATACCAAGGGTGTTGGGGGAAAGCTTCCAAATTTTGGTTTTGTGGTTTTTGATGACTCTGAACCAGTTCAGAGAATCTTAATTGCAAAA CCAATTATGTTTCGAGGGGAAGTGCGTTTAaatgtggaagagaaaaaaacaagagctGCAAGAGAGCGAGAAACCAGAGGCGGAGGTGATGATCGCAGGGATATTAGGCGCAATGATAGAGGTCCTGGTGGTCCACGTGGTATCGTGGGTGGTGGAATGATGCGTGACCGGGATGGAAGAGGACCTCCTCCGCGAGGTGGCATGGCACAGAAACTCGGCTCTGGAAGAGGAACCGGGCAGATGGAAGGCCGCTTCACAGGACAGCGTCGCTGA